A genomic region of Raphanus sativus cultivar WK10039 chromosome 6, ASM80110v3, whole genome shotgun sequence contains the following coding sequences:
- the LOC130495709 gene encoding uncharacterized protein LOC130495709, giving the protein MKNAFRLVKKAARCFRMSEFTQIFKEIEEINPALHGYLQRADVRLWTPVHFPGERYNLMTTNIAESINRALSNARGLNIVRILESIRGRVTAARYLTVQRIDDHHTEVKYGSSGESLHVVNLVERKCTCRSFELEKLPCVHAITVAEYRNVSRISLCSPYYTSNYLVSAYVESVMPVDSAQPVPEIVANQPCLPPTVRQPPGRPKKIRMKSALKVALSNKRPRKEHACSRCRQSGHNAKTCPM; this is encoded by the exons ATGAAAAATGCATTTCGTCTGGTGAAGAAAGCGGCGAGATGTTTTAGAATGTCTGAGTTTACTCAGATTTTCAAGGAGATTGAAGAGATTAATCCAGCACTCCACGGCTACCTCCAAAGGGCTGATGTCCGACTGTGGACGCCTGTTCATTTCCCGGGCGAGAGGTACAATTTGATGACTACGAACATAGCGGAATCAATTAACAGAGCATTGTCGAATGCTAGAGGTCTTAACATTGTTCGAATATTAGAATCAATACGG ggTCGTGTAACTGCCGCCAGATATTTGACGGTACAGAGGATTGATGATCATCACACTGAAGTTAAATATGGATCTTCCGGCGAGTCTTTGCATGTTGTTAATCTGGTAGAGCGAAAGTGCACATGTCGCAGTTTCGAACTCGAGAAATTACCATGTGTACACGCAATCACAGTGGCGGAGTACAGGAATGTTTCTCGTATATCCCTGTGCAGTCCTTACTATACCAGCAATTATTTGGTTAGCGCATACGTTGAATCTGTCATGCCGGTTGATTCAGCGCAACCTGTTCCAGAAATCGTGGCTAACCAACCCTGCTTGCCCCCGACTGTACGTCAACCACCAGGCAGACCGAAGAAAATTAGGATGAAATCTGCTTTAAAAGTTGCACTATCAAACAAACGTCCTAGGAAAGAGCACGCATGTTCTCGATGTAGACAGAGTGGTCATAATGCGAAAACTTGTCCGATGTAG